In Flammeovirgaceae bacterium 311, one DNA window encodes the following:
- a CDS encoding hypothetical protein (COG1561 Uncharacterized stress-induced protein): protein MTGYGKAQAEKNNVLITVEVKTLNSKYLELNLRLPKAYTDYEMEVRHQMNHLLVRGKANVTVEVQYLGLTSTHVNYNKELFLHYYQTLQQLATEVGAPENDIFRLALQQPEVVSTPVVELEEEEWKLMEETIRMAVKQCDAFRIREGEALRMKLHGYATEIGRLLSEIEKLDSGRIENIRERLEKRIDELMSLEKMDKNRLEQEMFFYIEKLEISEEKVRLRTHLSYFEQTLLAPDSNGKKLGFLSQEIGREINTIGSKANDAEIQLRVIQMKEELEKIKEQSLNIL, encoded by the coding sequence ATGACCGGCTATGGCAAAGCACAAGCCGAAAAAAATAATGTTCTTATAACGGTAGAGGTTAAGACGTTAAATTCCAAATACTTAGAGTTAAATCTGCGCCTGCCGAAAGCCTATACTGACTATGAGATGGAGGTGCGCCACCAGATGAATCATTTACTGGTTAGAGGAAAAGCAAACGTAACGGTAGAGGTACAGTACCTGGGCCTCACCAGCACACATGTTAATTATAACAAAGAACTTTTTCTTCACTATTACCAGACTTTACAGCAGTTAGCCACTGAAGTTGGTGCGCCTGAAAATGATATTTTTCGACTGGCACTGCAGCAACCAGAGGTGGTAAGTACACCTGTAGTGGAGCTGGAAGAAGAGGAATGGAAACTAATGGAGGAAACCATCAGAATGGCCGTAAAACAGTGTGATGCCTTCAGGATCAGGGAGGGGGAAGCCCTGCGCATGAAACTGCATGGGTATGCCACGGAAATTGGGCGTCTCCTGAGCGAAATTGAAAAGCTTGACAGCGGAAGGATTGAGAACATCAGAGAGCGGCTTGAAAAGCGTATTGATGAGCTTATGTCTCTGGAGAAGATGGACAAGAACAGGCTGGAGCAGGAGATGTTCTTTTATATCGAAAAACTGGAAATAAGCGAGGAGAAAGTAAGGCTGCGCACCCACCTTTCTTATTTTGAACAAACGCTTCTGGCACCGGATTCCAATGGTAAAAAACTTGGTTTCCTGTCGCAGGAGATTGGCCGTGAAATCAACACCATAGGCTCTAAAGCAAACGATGCTGAAATACAGCTAAGGGTAATCCAGATGAAAGAAGAGCTGGAAAAGATTAAAGAGCAAAGTCTGAATATACTGTAA
- a CDS encoding vanz family protein (COG5652 Predicted integral membrane protein) produces the protein MFFRYNLFTFLWLLLILLLTLSPGSSMPETRLWEELLSFDKVVHFAIFSILVLLMIVGFIKQYTYAFVRKYAVPLSLAISIAYGILIEVIQIPIPGRYLESMDILANTLGCFIGYGIFYLIYKY, from the coding sequence ATGTTTTTTCGCTACAACCTGTTTACTTTTCTCTGGCTGCTGCTCATTTTGCTACTTACCCTTTCCCCTGGTAGCTCGATGCCGGAGACTCGTTTGTGGGAAGAGCTGCTAAGCTTTGATAAAGTTGTTCACTTTGCTATCTTCAGCATATTGGTACTGCTGATGATTGTAGGGTTTATAAAACAGTATACCTATGCCTTTGTTCGTAAGTATGCGGTTCCGTTATCATTAGCCATTAGCATTGCCTACGGTATTTTAATTGAGGTAATTCAAATTCCGATACCCGGCCGGTATCTTGAATCTATGGATATTTTGGCCAACACCCTGGGGTGTTTTATCGGGTATGGAATTTTTTATCTTATTTATAAATATTGA
- a CDS encoding TonB family protein (COG0810 Periplasmic protein TonB, links inner and outer membranes), producing the protein MEPKKNPKYDLTRKSSLFFNIGLVVSLLLVVVAFEWKSYDEVSVIDNYAGDEFEEIIDIPITEQPPPPPPQEIPKQPEIIEVPDEEEIEETPPIQDMSDINTETVVDIPIPAAPPVQEERVQEIFDIVEEEAQPRGGMKEFYEFLYKNIEYPRQAIRLGIEGTAYVRFVIDEKGNVESAEVVEGRELGYGLDEEAIRVIKLTKWTPGKQRGRAVKQRKILPVKFKLQK; encoded by the coding sequence ATGGAACCTAAAAAGAATCCGAAGTACGACTTAACCCGCAAATCAAGCCTGTTTTTTAACATTGGCCTGGTGGTGAGCCTTTTGCTGGTAGTTGTAGCCTTCGAATGGAAAAGCTACGATGAGGTTAGTGTAATTGATAATTACGCTGGCGATGAGTTCGAAGAAATCATCGATATTCCGATCACGGAGCAACCACCACCACCACCACCACAGGAAATTCCTAAGCAACCGGAAATTATTGAGGTACCGGATGAAGAGGAAATCGAAGAAACTCCGCCTATACAGGATATGTCGGATATCAATACCGAAACCGTTGTTGATATACCCATACCTGCAGCACCTCCTGTACAGGAAGAAAGGGTTCAGGAGATCTTCGACATCGTAGAAGAAGAAGCTCAGCCAAGAGGCGGCATGAAAGAATTCTACGAATTCCTTTACAAGAACATCGAGTATCCACGTCAGGCCATTCGCTTGGGCATTGAAGGTACTGCTTATGTACGCTTCGTTATCGACGAAAAAGGCAATGTGGAATCTGCCGAAGTGGTAGAAGGACGTGAACTTGGATACGGACTTGACGAAGAAGCCATCAGGGTAATTAAGCTTACAAAGTGGACCCCTGGTAAGCAGCGTGGACGTGCCGTAAAACAGCGTAAGATTCTTCCTGTTAAATTTAAGCTTCAGAAATAA
- a CDS encoding TonB family protein (COG0810 Periplasmic protein TonB, links inner and outer membranes), whose amino-acid sequence MKTPAKPQQKSYRKGSSLYFSAGLVVSMVLIITAFEWKTPYDLSEDDPNNPILTDPGPIIEFQPVFIPEKPRPKSISTEITTTKDPITDIDIDITPPDIDIPQGPEGVDNFDPNVLFGNNKPTDAVTEMPDISQAAVPAQGYEAFYAYLYNNLKIPDHLIRQNLDGKVQVSFVVDTDGTLTDIKIVRGFDKKLEEQIIKLLQESPAWEPAWQQGRKVKVRMQLPVAIKISN is encoded by the coding sequence ATGAAAACCCCTGCTAAACCCCAACAAAAATCCTATCGGAAGGGCAGCTCACTCTATTTTTCAGCTGGCCTTGTGGTAAGTATGGTACTGATAATCACAGCGTTCGAATGGAAAACGCCCTACGATTTATCAGAAGACGATCCAAATAATCCAATTTTGACAGATCCGGGTCCCATCATCGAATTTCAGCCGGTATTTATTCCGGAAAAACCCAGGCCAAAAAGTATTTCTACAGAAATTACAACCACCAAAGATCCCATTACAGATATTGATATAGACATAACCCCTCCTGACATAGATATACCACAGGGACCTGAGGGAGTAGATAATTTTGATCCAAATGTATTATTTGGAAACAACAAGCCAACGGATGCTGTAACTGAAATGCCCGATATTTCACAGGCGGCAGTTCCTGCACAGGGCTACGAAGCCTTTTATGCCTATCTCTATAACAACCTTAAAATACCGGATCATCTAATCCGTCAAAATCTGGATGGAAAAGTGCAGGTCTCTTTTGTAGTAGATACCGATGGCACCCTAACCGATATTAAGATTGTAAGAGGCTTTGACAAGAAACTGGAAGAGCAGATTATTAAACTGCTGCAGGAATCACCTGCCTGGGAACCAGCCTGGCAGCAGGGGCGCAAGGTTAAAGTACGCATGCAGCTTCCCGTTGCAATCAAAATCAGTAATTAA
- a CDS encoding glycine cleavage system protein H (COG0509 Glycine cleavage system H protein (lipoate-binding)), whose protein sequence is MQFPEEFRYTKDHEWISLEGDIATVGITDFAQRELGDIVYVEIETAGETVEQGEVFGTVEAVKTVSDLFMPATGVVAEINEALQSEPELVNTDPYGKGWMIRIRLENTSDYDNLLSAQEYAEMVGQ, encoded by the coding sequence ATGCAATTTCCTGAAGAGTTTCGCTATACCAAAGATCACGAGTGGATCAGTCTGGAAGGCGATATAGCTACAGTAGGTATCACTGATTTTGCACAGCGCGAGTTGGGCGATATCGTTTATGTAGAAATTGAAACAGCAGGTGAAACTGTAGAGCAGGGCGAGGTTTTTGGAACAGTTGAAGCTGTAAAAACAGTATCAGATCTGTTTATGCCTGCCACTGGTGTAGTAGCAGAAATAAATGAAGCCCTGCAGTCAGAACCTGAACTGGTAAATACCGACCCTTACGGCAAAGGCTGGATGATACGCATACGCCTGGAGAATACATCTGATTATGACAATCTGTTATCAGCACAGGAATATGCTGAAATGGTAGGCCAGTAG
- a CDS encoding hypothetical protein (COG2902 NAD-specific glutamate dehydrogenase) — protein sequence MIQPWLFRIFLLLVVGSAMVVALPSHAVAGGARLFQQRPVQTPPDTIGRDTTRSTGAYKPSKFPTGQPADRYADPFTNKRNASPLFPAPPTQVEMEIDTGFNYTIYERIGDMPYRPPTTLTFEEYMRLQREESIRNYWRTQSAGLDGESAVSGRSLIPPIYTSPVLDRIFGGSFVNITPNGFVNLDFGGEFQRVQNPAIPIRAQRRPQFIFDQQINMNVIGKIGEKLEIAANFDSNNSFDFENNFRVEYTGFPEEIIKKIEVGNVSLPVRNSLMSGAQSLFGVKTQLQFGRLFVTGVATTQRGESDVITIEGGSQATTFSVRGSDYDLNRHFFLGHFFRDNYGVNQGQWLANLPQITSGVNITRMEVYIINRNQQTEGLRNVAAFMDLGEGEEDDVFRDDNQYVTPLRGNPNNNNANSLFANLRANNDLRNIDRVDDVLQQQFGFTNGRDYVLIKSARKLNATDYSYHSELGYISLNRQLQTDEALAVAYEYTYNGRRHQVGELTENYQNRPAQDVIFLKMLRSNNIDTEVPVWDLMMKNVYSLGANQVAREGFQLNVVYRDDRSGLDQPNLQEGEDRNGVPLRNTPIIRLLGLDMLNQNNDRQPDGNFDFVEGVTINLDRGLIIFPVLEPFGDYLRSQIAPSQTNVLEKYVFDQLYETTKYNAELEAEQNKYFIQGKYAASSMQDIALEGINVAPGSVRVFAGNTPLTEGVDYQVDYNFGRVRILNEGITNSGKQIRISYERASLLNFQTRRFLGTHFDYVISEDINLGATLLYLNELPIVTRVGIGQEPLKNTKWGFDASIRKDSYFLTRMLDWLPLLQTKETSTITFNGEFAQMVPGTSNVVNGEGTSYIEDFETAVTPYRIDGNIWDWNHAATPLTQDGRFTAGGTSSNDLSFGYKRARLAWYSVDNIFYRQSDRNRYAPGMTKSDIENNYVRQVIPQELFQRDQRNMQLNENIFDLAYYPAERGPYNYNPAIGPGGTLPNPASNWGGITRAIPGDVDFERTNIEYIEFWMMDPFIKGENGRNGAFRDYNITNEESGGRIVFNLGSISEDYVNDNQHGFENGLPADGSDDNARRTEWGKVTDRQYLNNAFDLDPAARAYQDVGMDGLNDDDERNHFRSRFSGNWENINEDPSADNFRSFVDPQFEGNNASVIERYKYYNNQEGNTPIAQAAQGTITQGKPTPDNEDLNKDNTINDLEQYYEYSIDLRANRMDVGQNYIVDKVTTSNSVNNEQVTWYQFRIPLQEFTNSYGDPQSFRTIRYIRTYLTGFSDPILLRFAKMQLVGSQWRRYQQDLRSEGLGQVVEEDISNFTISAIGYEDNGYADGSTIPYVIPPGFIRDRDNTAYNQQVRLNEQSLQLCVDNLQDRDARAVFKNISLDLINYGNIKMLFHAHEQEGATVRDGEVTGFLRLGADNTQHYYEIEIPLAITPRGSISPADIWPSENEIDIALKELYALKAERNRLNIPQDRRFRGTAGKHTIYVRGNPQMNDLRAMMIGVRNPEDEADKSPKSVCVWANELRVADFDRQAGWATNARMNAKLADVANVTASTRYSSLGYGDLAQRVNERTRGENLSYDISANVALDKFLPERARLAVPMFVSFERSINTPFYDPGSEDLPLDASLLSFETPEERAFYKRIAQNRSTRRSLNFTNVRINRREGDDTPTPFDLSNLAFTYAFSEVRSSSWEISDYALRTYKGAVAYNYAPQTKPWAPLGNSQRLNSPWLQLIKDFNITPLPSNISVRWDLDRRFTSNLYRGDDLLPNYSNQQFEKMFTFSRLYSFRWNLTNALVLDYNARANAIIDEPNGEINTEEARQEVLDNLASFGRMKNYDQIVSATYRLPFDKFPITNWINADARYEANYTWTAGSIVSDSRTNPGEIDQQERFGNLIQNIRTTGVTGKLDLVKLYNNSAYLKKINDAGQQNARPQARPQAPRPGQPQADSTAKAAPGNGSKLAKGLLRGLMSVRGITFNATRNEGTMLPGFRPRSFLFGLDSGFVAPGVGFLLGSQDPNIRHEAAANGWLVRSNELTTPFTQTNTVNYDLRADVQPITDMRIQIDVRKEKNANYQEIFRYVDDPEDEFEAGYRGLTPAQRGSYSISFLSISTAFGDKEGSSGSKSFNNFVDYRNQIYARVQATNNLDSAYRLNSQDVLIPAFLAAYSGKDPNDVKLSPFPSIPLPNWRMEYAGLSKVKWLQNRFSSIAITHSYVSRYSVNSYSSSLAYGENANYAGNLALNRSIEGYTSADNQLLDTLNGAPMPMYIANQVLISEKFAPLVGVNLRTKNRMTLQMSYNLERNLGLDLSNTQVTELKSQDVRFDIGYTTKNFKVPFRLQGREVTLKNDLTFRMGVTIRDTQTIQRRLEQPDDVTNGSLNFQLNPTVNYVINQQLSLQMYFRRNINEPRVLTSFPSSTTAFGVQLRYNIIP from the coding sequence TTGATTCAGCCCTGGCTTTTCCGGATTTTCCTACTTTTGGTAGTAGGTAGTGCTATGGTAGTAGCCCTGCCTTCGCATGCCGTAGCAGGTGGAGCACGTCTTTTTCAGCAAAGACCTGTACAAACCCCGCCTGATACCATAGGCAGAGATACCACCCGTAGTACCGGTGCTTACAAACCAAGCAAGTTTCCTACAGGCCAGCCGGCCGACCGCTACGCCGATCCTTTTACTAACAAAAGAAACGCATCCCCCCTTTTTCCGGCCCCTCCTACCCAGGTAGAGATGGAAATTGATACGGGTTTCAACTACACAATTTATGAGCGTATAGGCGATATGCCCTATCGCCCCCCTACTACACTTACTTTTGAAGAATACATGCGCCTGCAGCGCGAAGAGTCTATCCGTAATTACTGGAGAACCCAATCTGCAGGCCTGGATGGCGAAAGTGCCGTAAGCGGACGCAGCCTCATTCCCCCTATCTATACCAGCCCTGTGCTGGACCGTATCTTTGGGGGCAGCTTTGTGAATATTACCCCAAATGGTTTTGTGAACCTCGATTTTGGAGGTGAGTTTCAGCGCGTGCAAAACCCGGCCATTCCTATCAGGGCACAGCGCCGGCCCCAGTTTATTTTCGATCAGCAGATCAATATGAACGTGATCGGAAAGATTGGCGAAAAGCTGGAAATAGCCGCTAATTTTGACAGCAACAACAGCTTTGACTTTGAGAACAACTTTAGGGTAGAGTACACCGGTTTTCCCGAAGAGATCATTAAGAAAATTGAGGTAGGCAATGTAAGCCTGCCTGTGCGCAACAGCCTGATGAGCGGTGCCCAAAGCCTGTTTGGCGTAAAAACCCAGCTGCAGTTCGGCAGGTTGTTTGTTACAGGTGTTGCCACCACCCAGCGTGGCGAAAGCGATGTAATTACCATAGAAGGCGGCTCGCAGGCAACTACTTTTTCGGTGCGGGGCTCAGATTACGACCTGAACCGCCACTTCTTCCTGGGCCACTTCTTCAGAGACAATTATGGTGTGAACCAAGGACAGTGGCTTGCCAACCTGCCACAAATTACCTCCGGGGTAAATATTACCCGTATGGAGGTGTACATCATCAACAGAAACCAGCAAACAGAAGGTCTGCGCAACGTAGCTGCCTTTATGGATTTGGGCGAGGGTGAAGAAGATGATGTATTCCGCGATGACAACCAGTATGTAACACCGCTGCGGGGCAACCCCAATAACAACAATGCCAACAGCCTGTTTGCCAATTTAAGGGCGAATAATGATCTTAGGAATATCGACAGGGTAGACGATGTGCTGCAACAACAGTTTGGTTTTACCAATGGCAGGGATTATGTACTGATTAAAAGTGCCCGTAAGCTTAATGCCACAGATTACAGCTACCACTCTGAGCTGGGCTACATTAGCTTAAACAGGCAGCTGCAGACCGACGAGGCCCTGGCTGTGGCCTATGAGTACACCTACAACGGCAGGCGGCACCAGGTGGGTGAGCTTACCGAAAATTACCAGAACAGGCCGGCCCAGGATGTTATTTTCCTGAAAATGCTTCGTTCCAATAACATTGATACAGAGGTGCCGGTATGGGACCTGATGATGAAGAACGTTTACTCTCTTGGTGCAAACCAGGTAGCACGCGAAGGTTTTCAGCTGAATGTGGTATACCGCGACGACCGCTCCGGCCTTGACCAGCCTAACCTGCAGGAAGGCGAAGACCGCAATGGCGTGCCCCTGCGAAATACACCTATCATCCGCCTGCTGGGCCTGGACATGCTCAATCAGAACAACGACCGGCAGCCCGATGGTAATTTTGACTTTGTTGAAGGGGTAACCATTAACCTGGACCGCGGCCTGATTATCTTCCCGGTGCTGGAGCCTTTTGGCGATTACCTGCGCTCACAAATTGCCCCAAGTCAGACCAATGTGCTGGAAAAGTATGTGTTTGACCAGCTCTACGAAACCACCAAGTACAATGCCGAGCTGGAAGCTGAGCAAAACAAATATTTTATACAGGGCAAGTATGCAGCCTCCTCGATGCAGGATATTGCACTGGAGGGCATAAACGTTGCTCCGGGCTCTGTGCGCGTATTTGCCGGCAATACCCCTCTTACCGAAGGAGTAGATTATCAGGTAGATTATAATTTTGGCCGGGTGCGTATCCTTAACGAAGGTATTACCAACTCAGGTAAGCAGATCCGAATCTCTTACGAGCGCGCTTCCCTGCTGAACTTCCAGACCCGCCGCTTCCTGGGTACCCATTTTGATTATGTGATCAGCGAAGATATCAACCTGGGTGCTACCCTGCTCTACCTCAACGAGCTGCCCATTGTTACCCGCGTAGGCATAGGCCAGGAACCACTTAAAAACACCAAGTGGGGCTTTGATGCCAGCATCCGGAAAGACAGCTATTTCCTGACCCGTATGCTCGACTGGCTGCCGCTGCTGCAGACAAAAGAGACCTCTACCATTACCTTTAATGGAGAATTTGCCCAGATGGTGCCCGGCACCTCTAACGTAGTAAATGGCGAAGGCACCTCCTACATTGAAGATTTCGAAACAGCCGTTACCCCTTATCGCATTGATGGTAACATCTGGGATTGGAACCATGCCGCCACTCCTTTAACTCAGGATGGCCGTTTCACTGCTGGTGGCACCTCCTCCAATGATCTTTCCTTTGGCTATAAGCGTGCGCGCCTGGCCTGGTATTCGGTAGATAATATCTTTTACCGCCAGAGCGACAGGAACAGGTATGCCCCCGGCATGACCAAAAGCGACATTGAGAACAACTATGTTCGTCAGGTTATACCACAGGAACTCTTTCAGCGCGATCAGCGCAATATGCAGCTGAACGAAAACATCTTCGACCTGGCCTACTACCCTGCCGAGCGCGGCCCTTACAACTACAATCCAGCAATTGGTCCGGGCGGTACTTTGCCAAACCCTGCCTCTAACTGGGGTGGTATTACACGCGCCATTCCCGGCGATGTAGATTTTGAGCGAACCAACATCGAGTATATAGAATTCTGGATGATGGATCCCTTTATTAAGGGAGAGAATGGCCGTAATGGTGCATTCCGCGATTATAATATCACCAACGAAGAGAGCGGCGGGCGCATCGTGTTTAACCTGGGCAGCATTTCCGAAGATTATGTAAACGATAATCAGCACGGGTTTGAGAATGGATTGCCGGCCGATGGCAGCGACGACAACGCCCGCCGCACCGAATGGGGCAAGGTTACAGACCGACAGTACCTGAACAATGCCTTCGATCTGGACCCTGCAGCACGGGCCTATCAGGATGTTGGCATGGATGGTCTGAACGACGATGACGAGAGAAACCACTTCAGATCAAGGTTTAGCGGAAACTGGGAAAACATTAACGAAGACCCTTCTGCTGATAACTTCCGCAGCTTTGTAGATCCTCAGTTTGAGGGCAACAATGCCAGTGTGATAGAACGTTACAAATACTACAACAATCAGGAGGGCAACACCCCCATTGCACAGGCTGCCCAGGGAACCATTACCCAGGGTAAACCTACTCCCGATAACGAAGACCTGAACAAAGACAACACCATCAATGACCTGGAGCAGTACTACGAATATTCGATAGACCTGCGCGCCAACCGTATGGATGTTGGCCAAAACTATATTGTTGATAAGGTAACCACCTCCAACAGCGTAAACAACGAACAGGTTACCTGGTACCAGTTCAGAATACCACTGCAGGAATTCACCAATTCCTATGGCGATCCGCAGAGTTTTCGTACCATCCGCTACATCCGCACTTACCTAACCGGTTTCTCTGATCCTATCCTGCTCCGTTTTGCTAAAATGCAGCTGGTAGGCAGCCAGTGGCGCCGCTATCAGCAAGACCTGCGCAGCGAAGGGCTTGGCCAGGTGGTAGAAGAAGATATCTCTAACTTTACCATTTCTGCCATAGGCTACGAAGATAACGGCTACGCCGATGGCAGCACCATTCCCTATGTAATACCACCCGGCTTTATCCGCGACCGCGATAATACCGCCTATAACCAGCAGGTGCGCCTGAATGAGCAGTCGCTGCAGCTATGCGTAGATAACCTGCAGGACCGTGACGCCCGGGCCGTATTCAAAAACATATCCCTGGACCTGATCAACTACGGTAATATTAAAATGCTCTTCCATGCGCATGAGCAGGAAGGTGCCACTGTACGCGACGGAGAGGTAACAGGCTTTTTACGCCTGGGAGCCGATAATACCCAGCACTACTACGAGATCGAAATACCCCTGGCCATAACACCACGGGGCTCCATCAGTCCTGCCGATATCTGGCCAAGTGAAAATGAGATAGACATTGCCCTGAAGGAGCTCTATGCCCTGAAAGCAGAACGTAACAGGCTGAACATACCGCAGGACCGCCGCTTTAGGGGAACCGCCGGAAAGCACACCATTTATGTGCGGGGTAACCCCCAGATGAACGACCTAAGGGCTATGATGATAGGGGTGCGCAATCCGGAAGACGAAGCCGACAAGAGTCCTAAATCAGTATGTGTATGGGCAAACGAACTGCGTGTAGCCGATTTTGACCGCCAGGCTGGCTGGGCTACCAATGCCCGCATGAATGCTAAGCTGGCCGATGTTGCCAATGTAACAGCCTCTACCCGCTACAGCTCTCTGGGCTATGGCGATCTGGCACAGCGTGTGAATGAGCGTACCCGGGGAGAAAACCTCTCTTACGATATTTCTGCCAATGTAGCACTTGATAAATTCTTACCGGAACGCGCCCGCCTGGCAGTGCCTATGTTTGTTTCCTTTGAGCGCAGCATTAACACACCTTTCTACGATCCGGGCAGCGAAGACCTGCCACTGGATGCTTCGCTGCTATCTTTTGAAACACCCGAAGAGCGTGCCTTCTACAAAAGAATTGCCCAGAACAGGTCAACGCGCCGCAGCCTTAACTTTACCAACGTCAGGATCAACAGGCGCGAAGGCGACGATACGCCCACACCATTCGACCTCTCCAACCTGGCCTTTACCTACGCTTTTAGCGAGGTAAGGAGCAGCAGCTGGGAAATATCAGACTATGCCCTAAGAACCTATAAGGGTGCTGTTGCCTATAACTATGCCCCGCAAACAAAACCATGGGCTCCCCTGGGCAACAGCCAGCGTTTAAATTCCCCCTGGCTGCAGCTGATCAAAGATTTCAACATCACGCCCCTGCCTTCTAACATATCGGTTCGCTGGGATCTGGACAGGCGCTTCACCAGCAACCTGTATCGCGGTGATGATCTGCTGCCAAACTACAGCAATCAGCAGTTCGAGAAAATGTTTACCTTCAGCAGGCTGTACTCCTTCCGCTGGAATCTCACCAATGCCCTGGTGCTGGATTATAATGCCCGTGCCAATGCTATAATTGACGAACCAAACGGGGAGATCAATACAGAAGAAGCCAGGCAGGAAGTACTGGATAACCTGGCCTCCTTTGGTCGTATGAAAAACTACGACCAGATTGTTTCTGCCACCTATCGCCTGCCATTCGATAAATTCCCGATCACCAACTGGATCAATGCAGATGCCCGCTATGAAGCAAATTATACCTGGACGGCCGGCTCTATTGTATCTGATAGCAGAACAAACCCTGGTGAAATAGACCAGCAGGAACGTTTTGGCAACCTGATACAGAACATCCGCACCACGGGTGTAACCGGTAAGCTTGACCTGGTAAAGCTGTACAACAACTCTGCCTATCTAAAAAAGATAAACGATGCTGGCCAGCAAAATGCCCGTCCGCAGGCACGCCCGCAGGCTCCTCGTCCGGGCCAGCCACAGGCAGATTCAACAGCCAAAGCAGCACCGGGAAACGGTAGCAAATTGGCCAAAGGCCTGCTAAGAGGGCTGATGTCGGTACGTGGCATTACTTTTAATGCTACCCGCAACGAAGGTACTATGTTACCCGGTTTCCGTCCACGCTCCTTTCTGTTCGGGCTCGACTCCGGCTTTGTAGCACCAGGGGTTGGTTTCTTACTGGGCAGCCAGGATCCGAACATCCGCCATGAGGCAGCCGCAAACGGCTGGCTGGTACGATCAAATGAGCTTACCACACCCTTTACTCAAACCAATACGGTAAACTACGATCTGCGGGCCGATGTACAGCCCATTACCGATATGCGCATTCAGATTGATGTGCGCAAAGAGAAAAACGCCAACTACCAGGAAATTTTCCGCTATGTTGATGATCCCGAGGATGAGTTCGAAGCTGGTTACAGAGGCCTTACCCCTGCTCAAAGGGGCAGCTACAGTATCTCCTTCCTTTCTATCTCCACAGCATTTGGCGATAAAGAAGGTAGCTCCGGTTCTAAATCGTTTAACAACTTTGTAGACTATCGCAACCAGATCTATGCCCGGGTTCAGGCAACCAACAACCTCGATTCTGCCTACAGGCTTAACTCGCAGGATGTACTGATCCCTGCTTTCCTGGCTGCATACAGTGGCAAAGATCCTAACGATGTAAAACTTTCTCCTTTCCCGAGCATACCGCTGCCTAACTGGCGTATGGAGTATGCCGGCCTTAGTAAGGTAAAGTGGCTGCAGAACAGGTTCTCTTCTATTGCCATTACGCATAGCTATGTTTCGCGCTATTCGGTAAACAGCTACAGCAGCTCACTGGCCTATGGCGAAAATGCAAACTATGCCGGCAACCTGGCCCTGAACCGCTCCATCGAAGGCTATACCTCTGCCGATAACCAGCTGCTGGATACCCTGAATGGCGCACCAATGCCCATGTATATTGCCAACCAGGTGTTGATCTCCGAAAAATTTGCACCCCTGGTAGGCGTTAACCTGCGTACCAAAAACCGCATGACGCTGCAGATGAGCTACAACCTGGAGCGTAACCTGGGTCTAGACCTCTCGAATACACAGGTAACTGAGCTGAAAAGCCAGGATGTGCGCTTTGATATTGGCTATACCACTAAAAATTTCAAAGTGCCCTTCAGGCTGCAGGGACGGGAAGTAACGCTTAAGAACGACCTTACTTTCCGAATGGGTGTGACCATTCGTGATACCCAAACCATACAACGGCGCCTGGAGCAGCCGGATGATGTAACCAACGGCAGCCTTAACTTTCAGCTGAACCCAACTGTTAACTACGTTATTAATCAGCAGCTAAGCCTGCAGATGTACTTCAGACGCAACATCAATGAGCCAAGAGTACTTACCTCATTCCCTTCGAGCACCACTGCTTTCGGAGTTCAGCTGAGGTATAATATTATTCCCTAA